DNA sequence from the Streptomyces sp. HUAS 15-9 genome:
CACGCCGACGACTGGGACGCGTACACGGCGAGCCGGGGCGCCTATCTCGACATCACCGCCGAGGCGCCGGGCCATGTGTCGCGCTCCTACCGGGAGCTGGCGTGGCTGTTCACCTCCGGGGCCTGGCGGGACGAGGAGTCGGCGCGGCTGCGGGCGCAGTTCCGGGCGCGGTTCTGCGAGTTCGACGACGGGCGGGCCGCCGAGCGGGTCGTACGGACCCTGCTGCTCGGGGAGACGGTGCCCGGGGCGGACGCCGCGCGGGTGCCGGGTCCGGCCGCCGGTCACGATCTGCTGGCCGCCACATGAGGCCGCGCAGCTGGGTCCTGCTCCTGGCCGCCGTCTTCGCGGTGCTCCAGCTCGCGAACGTCACCGGCCGGGACACGCCCGACTCCAAGAACTACGTGTCGTACGCGCTGAACCTGACGGGCGAGAACAAGCGGTCGGCGGCCACGGCCACCGTCGACTGGGTCTGCGCCGGCCGGGCGTCCCTCGCGCGCCGCAACCAGAGCGTGAACGTGGTGCGCTTCCATGGGCCGAGCCCCACCCGGCGGGTGGTCGCGCAGTGCGAGGCGGACCAGTTGGGGCTGGTGGACCGGCGGCTGCGGGGCGGGCAGACGGACGGGCGCATCGCGCCGTTCATCGCCCCGCGCCTGAAGCGGATCTTCGAGGTGCGGCCCGGATATCCGCTGTTCCTGGTGCCGTTCATCACGGTGTTCGGCGTGACCTGGGGCGTGTGGCTGGCGAGCGTGGCCGTCACGGCCGCGGGCGGGGTCCTCGCGTTCCTGATCCTGCGCACCCTGGCCGTGCCCCTGCCGCTCGCCCTGAGCGGCCAGGCCCTGTACTACGTCCTGCCGTGCGGTACGACGGCCATGCGCCCGATGGCCGAGGGGCTGATGCTGGCGCTGACCCTGGGGGCGGTGTGGGGCTGCGCGCTGGCCCTGAACCGCCGTCCCCGGGCCGGGGCGGCACTGGTCGCCGGCTGTCTGCTCGCGCTCTTCGCCGTGAAGCACTCGCAGTCGCTGTTCCTGGGGCTGTGCCTGGGCGCGGCGGCCACGGCGGTAGCGGTACGGCGCCGGTGGCGGGGGCGTGCCGTGGGGCGCGGGGTCGCGGCGATCGCGGTGGCGGGCTGGTGCGCGGCGCTCGGCACGCTCCTGCTGGCGCGGCTGCTGCACTACCCCTCCGAGTCGGAGAGCCTCCAGGACCTGCTGACCGACCACTACCACCGGCCGGACCGCGCGCATCCGTGGCCGGAGTTCCTGCATCTGGAGTCGAGCTTCTGGATCGAGTGGGTGCGGCGGCAGTTCATGGCGCCGCTGTTCCTGACGACGCTGGCGGCCGGGGCGTGGGGCGCGCTGCGGCGACCTGCGTCCGGCTGCTTCCTGCTGGCGGCCGCGTTCACCGGGATCCTCACCCAGGCCGCGCATCCCGACATCAACGTCTGGGGCGAGCGGCTGATCGTGCTGGCCTGGCTGCTGCCCGTGGTCGGGGTGCCGCTCCTGCTGGAGCCGCTCGCACGACACCGGCCGACACTGCCGGCGCAGGGGAAGGGCGAGCGCCAGGTTCACCCGGTGGGGTGAAGGGCGGGGCATCGACCCGCGCCGAGCGCCCCGCTGTCGGCCGTCGGCACCGGGTGCGCCGACGGCCGCTCACGCGCCGGCGCGGTGCGCCCGAGGAGGCGGGCGGTGCCTGGTGCCGACCGGACGGGGAGGCGTCGGCGCGGGTCGTTCAGGGACGAGGTTCACTCGATGACGAGGGTGACCTCGATGTTGCCGCGGGTGGCGTTGGAGTAGGGGCAGACCTGGTGGGCCTGCTCGACGAGCTTGCGGCCGGTCGCCTCGTCCACGGTGTCGGGCAGCTCGACGCGCAGGGCGACCTTCAGCGCGAAGCCCTCGCCCTGCTTGCCGATGCCGACCTCGGCGGTGACTGCGGCGTCGCTGACGTTCACCTTGGCCGCGCGGCCGACCAGGCCCAGGGCGCTGCCGAAGCAGGCGGCGTAACCGGCGGCGAAGAGCTGCTCCGGGTTGGTGCCCTCGCCGTTGCCGCCCAGCTCCACCGGCGGGGCCAGCTTGAGGTCGACCCTGCCGTCGGAGGAGACGGTACGGCCGTCGCGGCCGTGGGTGGCAGTGGCGACAGCGGTGTAGAGCGCGTCCATGGAAGACCATCCCTCTCGAAGTCACGTTCCGGCGGCTCTGATCCGGCCGCCCTCACGACCACAAGTAGAGCACACAATTTAGTTGTGCACAACTAAATGACGCCCGGCAGAGCTACCCTGGACCCATGACCGCCACGCCCGCTCCCGCCGCCGAGGCCGACTGGCTCCGCCTGGACCGCCAGATCTGCTTCTCCCTGCACGCCGCGTCCCGCGCCTTCAACGGCGTCTACCGCGTGGTCCTCAAGGACCTCGGGCTCACCTATCCGCAGTACCTGGTGATGCTGGTGCTGTGGGAGCACGGCGAGCTGCCGGTCAAGAAGCTCGGCGAACACCTGCGCCTGGACTCCGGCACGCTGTCACCGCTGGTGAAGCGGCTGGAGGGGGCCGGTCTGGTCCGGCGGGAGCGCAGCATGCGCGACGAGCGCTCGGTGGATGTACGGCTGACCGACGAGGGCGCGGCGCTGCGCGAGCGGGCGCTGCAGGTGCCGCGTCACATCGCCGCCTCGACCGGTTTCGGGATCGACGAGATCAACGACCTGCGGGACCGCCTCGACCGGCTCACCAACGCCCTGGACTCGGCCGCGCTGGAGGGCGCACCGGACTCCCCGTAGCGAGGTGGCGGCGGACGTACAGCCGGACGGTCACCCGGTTCCGTACCGTCTCCGCGTCGACCGCGAACTGCCCGTTCAGGACGTCGAGTTTGGCCCGCTCCACGGGATTGCTCGGCCGACGGGGCGCGTCGAGCATGTACCGCTCGGCGACCACCCACACCCGGTCGAGCCCGGCCAGCCGGTGCCGCAGGACGCGCGCGTCCACCTCGGTGCCGTACAGCGTCCCCGACTCGGGCGCCCCCACCGCCAGCGCCACGTCCCGCGTGCCCCTGAATCCCGCCGGATACGTCAGTGCCGCGCCGCGCGCGTGCGAGGGCAGGAACAACACCGGGTCCCCCGGCCGGAGTTCATGGGAGGCGGCCACGGAGACGGCGGCCAGGTTGTCGGGGCGGTGGCGCGGAAGGCGGTCGTCGCGCAGGAGGGGCAGTTGATGGGTGAAGGCGAGGGTGATGGCGAGGACACCCGTGAGGGTGAGGAACGAGGAGCCGGATCGCACCCGAAAGGGTGAACCGGTCCACAGCCGCGCCAGTGCCACGGCCACCCGATCGGCGCCGGTCGCGATCAGCAGCGGCGCACCCGCGAGCGCGTAGAGCACATACCGGTCGACGTACAGCGGCGAGGACTGCGAGGCGAGCATCAGCGTCACCGGCGGCACCACCGCCAGGGGCAGCGCGATACCCGCGCAGGTCACCTCCCCGCGCCGCCCGGCCAGCCGGGTCATCCCGACCACGGCGAACGCCAGGCAGGTCCAGTACACCTGCGAGGTCGGCCCGGCGAACGCCCGCAGCAGGCCCTGTGCGCTCTCCAGCGTCGGCTCGGTGAGCCATGCGAGCTGGGCCGACTGGGCGTGCGAGACGGCCACCATGGGGAGCAGCGTCAGGGCGACGGCGCCGGCCGCGCACCCCCAGCCCCGCCACACCCGCACGGGCACCCTCGCGAGCGCCAGCGTCACCGCGTGGGCGAGGAGCAGCAGGACCGCGAGTTCGTGCAGCCAGCAGGTGGCGCCGAGGATCGCGCCGTACGTCCACCAGGACCGGCCGCCCGCCGTGACGGCCCGTACGAGCAGCAGGGTCGCGCCCGTCGCACCGGCCGCGACCAGGGCGTACGAGCGGCCTTCCTGCGCGTAGTGGCCGGCCATCGGGGTGATGGCGTACAGCAGCCCGGCCCACAGCCCGACCCGCGGCCGGACCAGCCGGGTGCCGAGCGCGGCGACCAGGCCCGCGGTCGCCGCCGCGCCGCACACCGACGGGAGCCGGAGCATGACCTCGCCGGGGTGCAGGGCGAGGACGGCGTGCATGAGCAGGTAGTACAGGCCGTGCACCGCGTCGACGCCGTGCAGCAGCCGCCAGATCTGCGGCACCGTGCGCCGTGCGACCTGGAAGGTGACGGCCTCGTCGCGCCATATGGCACCGCGGTCGAGCCCCCACAGCCCGAGTAGGGTCATCACGGCCACGGGGACGGCCACGGCCAGTGCCTCGGCACGGCGGACGGCGCGGCCCGGCGACGGACTCGCCGGCGGTGCCGAGCGTGCTCTCGGCAGCCGATTCCGCGCCGGGTCCAACGGCGGTTTGAGCGGGGGCCCCATGTTCACCACGGCCCGATCTTGTGCGATTAGCCAACCTTTGCCGGGTATTGACGGCGTATCAGCACTATTACACCATCCGCGCGGCTTACGCTCCGGGGTGATGAATCACCGTCACGTTCCCCTCGCGTCCCTGGCCGTCTCCTGGCTCGCCACCCGCGCCCTGATGCTGTGGCTGCTCGCCCACAACACCGAGCCCGTGCTCGGCCGGGGCGCGGTGGCGCGCGAGGTGTGGCGGCTGTACTTCCGCTGGTACGGAACCCTGTCCCACGGCTCCTTCCCGGCGCACGACACGCTGTGGCAGTACCCGCCGGGCGCGGGCGCGGTGCTGCTGTCGCCCGGACTGTTCCCGGACCTGACGTACTTCCAGGCCTTCGTGGTACTCACCCTGGCCGCCGACGCGCTGGTCACGGCGGCGCTGGCCCGCGCGGGCACGCGCCCCGGGCGCAGCCTGCTCGGGGCCGCCGTGTGGATCGGCGGGCTGCCGCTGCTGCTGCACCTCCCGCTCGCCCGGTACGACGTGCAGGTGACCGCCCTCGCCGTCCTCTCCCTGTTGACGTTGTCGCGCTCCACGCGCGCGTGCGGGGCGTTCGCGGCGCTGGGCGCCCTGGTGAAGGTGTGGCCCGCGCTGGTGCTGCTGGGGACCCCGAGGGGGCCGGCGACGCGCTCAGCGTGGACATGGGCGGGCGTCACGGGGGCCGCTTCGCTGGGGCTCTTCGTCGTGTCGTTCAACAATCCTTTGGCCTTTCTGCGGCAACAGGGCAAC
Encoded proteins:
- a CDS encoding glycosyltransferase family 87 protein — its product is MNHRHVPLASLAVSWLATRALMLWLLAHNTEPVLGRGAVAREVWRLYFRWYGTLSHGSFPAHDTLWQYPPGAGAVLLSPGLFPDLTYFQAFVVLTLAADALVTAALARAGTRPGRSLLGAAVWIGGLPLLLHLPLARYDVQVTALAVLSLLTLSRSTRACGAFAALGALVKVWPALVLLGTPRGPATRSAWTWAGVTGAASLGLFVVSFNNPLAFLRQQGNRGVQIESLGGTALSLARHAGWPGRAHYQYGAIELVGPYVSAVATASLALTAAAFALLLLWRVRARRWTEATPFDAALCAVLLFTVTSRVISPQYMIWLVGLAAVCLTSRHTLQRPVAVLVLAATAVSAVAYPALYAEVVGCTWTGCLLMLVRNGLLAAAAVLSFVRLWRSARPAAEKPVPVAEPRSGPGRLADRALSAS
- a CDS encoding glycosyltransferase family 39 protein, with protein sequence MTLLGLWGLDRGAIWRDEAVTFQVARRTVPQIWRLLHGVDAVHGLYYLLMHAVLALHPGEVMLRLPSVCGAAATAGLVAALGTRLVRPRVGLWAGLLYAITPMAGHYAQEGRSYALVAAGATGATLLLVRAVTAGGRSWWTYGAILGATCWLHELAVLLLLAHAVTLALARVPVRVWRGWGCAAGAVALTLLPMVAVSHAQSAQLAWLTEPTLESAQGLLRAFAGPTSQVYWTCLAFAVVGMTRLAGRRGEVTCAGIALPLAVVPPVTLMLASQSSPLYVDRYVLYALAGAPLLIATGADRVAVALARLWTGSPFRVRSGSSFLTLTGVLAITLAFTHQLPLLRDDRLPRHRPDNLAAVSVAASHELRPGDPVLFLPSHARGAALTYPAGFRGTRDVALAVGAPESGTLYGTEVDARVLRHRLAGLDRVWVVAERYMLDAPRRPSNPVERAKLDVLNGQFAVDAETVRNRVTVRLYVRRHLATGSPVRPPARPSPGRW
- a CDS encoding MarR family winged helix-turn-helix transcriptional regulator, translated to MTATPAPAAEADWLRLDRQICFSLHAASRAFNGVYRVVLKDLGLTYPQYLVMLVLWEHGELPVKKLGEHLRLDSGTLSPLVKRLEGAGLVRRERSMRDERSVDVRLTDEGAALRERALQVPRHIAASTGFGIDEINDLRDRLDRLTNALDSAALEGAPDSP
- a CDS encoding organic hydroperoxide resistance protein, which translates into the protein MDALYTAVATATHGRDGRTVSSDGRVDLKLAPPVELGGNGEGTNPEQLFAAGYAACFGSALGLVGRAAKVNVSDAAVTAEVGIGKQGEGFALKVALRVELPDTVDEATGRKLVEQAHQVCPYSNATRGNIEVTLVIE